In a genomic window of Streptomyces pristinaespiralis:
- a CDS encoding restriction endonuclease fold toxin-2 domain-containing protein has product MSGLAPDLKFVAEGMIRGSMGLIESMRGARDTAIALGHELARQHGMAGDDDAGRAFAKVYVSAASATLNQMGFSSYVLGETSRGLMRTAREFMAQESKLVAQLLGKQVDLTVGMGDPGADCTENYLGLGRDLPEVVGETAWYDQYAPSGRSDRFRGSQEKIRDVAGSWRQAGSLMQRFLEDAQTYSSTAGKAHSGEAADAFRAYVKHFVGLTCPPAKAEADEPLVTNLVAACSQLAKACDRYADHVEAAKERIQQHQNDLFTVDMPWDQPMFGANGYDGGLHDAVLSDPWIQDLGNVAHALDSAAGRVRLPQPEGPTPPGLPGVPFLPPFIRVPVPVPVRLASFSGTSAPMLLPTVNPVDPGIPFADPIPPAPGSTRLLTASEQQQFRTWANTLRPGGLAGGGGPHNPDNAYQLRIAGYPEREVPLAGQRRGLMVDGIRPADGHLVEAKHVRDPDCTKKSFRSLDRVNETLVKPVKINSQGKIAWDPMVDSMYRGDQRELNRYKQAMDNPANNEIRGLEIVTNGKDQAAYWQSMMAMTGTPGSTRYVP; this is encoded by the coding sequence GTGAGCGGACTCGCACCTGATCTGAAGTTCGTCGCCGAAGGAATGATTCGCGGCTCCATGGGGCTCATCGAGTCCATGCGCGGCGCCCGCGACACCGCCATTGCCCTCGGTCACGAGCTTGCGCGGCAGCACGGGATGGCCGGAGACGACGACGCCGGGCGTGCGTTCGCCAAGGTGTACGTGTCGGCCGCGTCCGCCACCTTGAACCAGATGGGCTTCAGCTCCTACGTCCTTGGGGAGACGAGCCGCGGTCTCATGCGCACCGCGCGCGAGTTCATGGCCCAGGAGAGCAAGCTGGTCGCCCAGCTTCTCGGAAAGCAGGTGGATCTGACCGTAGGCATGGGCGACCCTGGGGCCGACTGCACGGAGAACTACCTGGGCCTGGGCCGTGACCTGCCCGAGGTGGTCGGTGAAACCGCCTGGTACGACCAGTACGCACCCTCAGGAAGAAGCGATCGGTTTCGCGGGTCGCAGGAGAAGATCCGGGACGTCGCCGGGTCCTGGCGACAGGCCGGCTCCCTGATGCAGCGGTTCCTGGAAGACGCGCAGACGTACTCCAGCACTGCCGGCAAGGCTCATTCCGGTGAGGCGGCCGACGCCTTCCGTGCGTACGTCAAACACTTCGTCGGTCTCACCTGCCCGCCTGCGAAGGCAGAGGCGGACGAACCGCTGGTGACGAACCTGGTCGCCGCGTGCTCACAACTCGCCAAGGCGTGCGACCGGTACGCGGACCACGTCGAGGCGGCCAAGGAGAGGATCCAGCAGCACCAGAACGATCTCTTCACAGTCGACATGCCATGGGACCAGCCGATGTTCGGGGCGAACGGATACGACGGCGGCCTGCACGACGCGGTGCTCAGCGACCCCTGGATACAGGACCTGGGCAACGTGGCGCACGCACTCGACTCGGCGGCCGGGCGAGTCAGACTGCCGCAGCCCGAGGGGCCGACACCTCCCGGCCTGCCCGGGGTACCCTTCCTGCCGCCGTTCATCAGGGTGCCTGTGCCCGTCCCTGTGCGCCTGGCGTCCTTCTCGGGGACATCGGCTCCCATGCTGCTTCCCACGGTCAATCCGGTCGACCCCGGCATCCCGTTCGCCGACCCCATACCTCCCGCCCCGGGGAGTACTCGCCTCCTCACCGCTTCGGAGCAACAGCAGTTCCGCACCTGGGCCAATACTCTGCGCCCCGGAGGACTGGCCGGGGGCGGCGGGCCCCACAATCCGGACAACGCCTACCAGTTGCGTATCGCGGGCTACCCCGAGCGTGAGGTACCGCTGGCGGGTCAGAGGCGAGGGCTCATGGTGGACGGCATACGCCCTGCGGACGGCCACCTCGTCGAAGCGAAGCACGTACGGGACCCTGACTGCACGAAGAAGAGTTTCAGATCTCTCGACAGGGTGAACGAGACGCTGGTCAAGCCCGTCAAAATCAACAGCCAGGGCAAGATCGCATGGGATCCCATGGTCGACTCCATGTATCGCGGCGACCAGAGGGAGCTGAACCGGTACAAGCAGGCCATGGACAACCCGGCGAACAACGAGATCCGGGGCTTGGAGATCGTCACGAACGGCAAGGACCAAGCCGCTTACTGGCAATCCATGATGGCGATGACAGGGACTCCCGGATCGACGCGCTACGTACCGTGA
- a CDS encoding PQQ-binding-like beta-propeller repeat protein, with protein MPQEATAGRLTVGGTLKDPLPIALHKSTAYVALPDRVQAVDTADGRVLATIAPREEAVRNSAEWDVDDSAQAPAVVPHGDASTLLAPFLVEQSGTGTQADHTAVELTGSDTDSHEVTWRLVLDLPKWAETSLSTLYTRVSGSENGKALVTVWDRTNAITFAVDVGTHKVLWTLDGFWAIGIAAGTAFGATLEDGTAHERVAGHGIVDGRRRWIGTDSFGLSAYSAGPHLIILRGRDYASGEAYHRLVDARTGTTRREMPADLAGADCTYDDRRTLVCSGKGAEGDVAAGLDAGSGEILWQLPDDAADRVAPKVSTAWHGRVYGTTGNGIVALDARTGKDLPTAPAIAPILVNETVGLALDESGDILMAYPTSG; from the coding sequence ATGCCGCAGGAAGCAACGGCCGGACGTCTGACCGTCGGCGGCACCCTCAAAGACCCACTCCCGATCGCCCTGCACAAGTCGACGGCCTACGTGGCACTACCAGACCGCGTCCAGGCAGTGGACACGGCGGACGGCCGCGTACTGGCGACCATCGCGCCCCGCGAAGAGGCGGTGCGCAACTCCGCTGAGTGGGACGTCGACGACTCGGCACAGGCTCCCGCTGTCGTCCCTCACGGCGACGCGTCGACGCTTCTGGCTCCGTTCTTGGTCGAGCAGTCCGGCACCGGCACCCAGGCGGACCATACGGCGGTCGAGCTCACCGGCAGCGACACGGACTCCCACGAAGTGACATGGCGGCTCGTGCTGGATCTCCCGAAGTGGGCGGAGACCTCTCTCAGTACGCTGTACACCCGAGTCTCGGGCAGTGAGAACGGGAAGGCGCTGGTCACCGTCTGGGACCGGACGAACGCCATCACGTTCGCGGTCGACGTGGGCACGCACAAGGTCCTCTGGACACTGGACGGGTTCTGGGCCATCGGCATTGCGGCAGGTACTGCGTTTGGTGCGACCCTCGAGGATGGGACGGCCCATGAGCGGGTGGCCGGGCACGGCATCGTCGACGGAAGGCGGCGCTGGATCGGCACGGACAGCTTCGGCCTCAGCGCCTATTCCGCTGGTCCGCACCTGATCATCCTCCGTGGCCGTGACTATGCCTCGGGTGAGGCGTACCACCGCCTTGTGGACGCGCGCACCGGCACAACGAGACGTGAGATGCCGGCCGACCTTGCCGGCGCTGATTGCACATACGACGACCGGAGGACACTCGTATGCTCCGGCAAGGGAGCCGAGGGCGATGTAGCAGCGGGATTGGACGCCGGCAGCGGCGAGATTCTGTGGCAACTGCCCGACGACGCTGCCGATCGCGTCGCACCGAAGGTTTCCACCGCGTGGCACGGCCGGGTCTACGGAACCACGGGCAACGGAATCGTCGCACTCGACGCACGCACCGGGAAGGATCTCCCAACGGCACCTGCCATCGCTCCGATCCTGGTCAACGAGACGGTGGGGCTCGCCCTCGACGAGAGCGGGGACATCCTGATGGCCTATCCCACGAGCGGCTGA